The DNA window AATGGTGATGTTGTTGGGGCCAAATGGTGCCGGAAAGTCGACCCTGCTGAAGGCATTGTCGGGAGAGTTGCCCTTTCAGGGGCAAGTCGCCATGGCTGGTCGCAAGCTTGCGGATTGGGCTCCGTCGCAATTGGCTCGCCATCGAGCCGTGATGCCTCAGAAGGTGGATGTAAACTTCCCGTTGACGGTGAAAGAAGTTGTCTCCATGGGGCGGCCAAGAACCGCCAAGGGTAAGCCGGATTTGATCATGAATCGGCTGATGGCAGAGCTGGACATTGCCCACCTACGGTATCGCATGGTGCCAGGATTGTCAGGGGGAGAGCAGCAGCGTGTTCAGTTAGCCCGTGTTCTGGGGCAAATTCTCGATGCTTCAGGGCCTCGGCTGTTATTGCTCGATGAATGTACGTCGGCCCTTGACCCTTCCCACCAGCAACTCGTTATGGAAGTTGTACAGCGATTAGCGCAAGAGCAGGGTATATCCGTGTTGGCGATTGTTCATGATTTGAACCTGGCTGCGCAGTTTGCCGACCGTTTGGTCGTCATGCAGGGTGGACGGTGTTTTTGCGAAGGTGGCGCCCATGATGTCCTGACACATTCCGTGCTAAAGGCGGTTTATGGGTATCGGGCGAGGATAATATCGCTGCCGGAAGGTTACCCGCTGGTGGTGCCGCTCGGAAGCGGCAGTGCTCAGATGGCGTCAGGGAACCCGAGTTGCCGCCAAGCTTCGTAAACCAGCAGTGCCGCGGTATTCGATAGATTCAGGCTGCGGCTTTCCGGACGCATGGGTACCCTGAGTCTATGCTCTTCGGGCAGTCCCTCCCTGACATCTCCCGGTAAGCCGCGGGTTTCAGGACCAAACATCAGATAGTCGCCATCCTGATAGGCTACCTCATGGTAATGGCGAGTGCCTTTGGTTGTGAGCCCGAATAGCCGCTCAGGGCGCTCTGTTTCCAGAAAGCTCGGGTAATCCTTGTGGATTTTTACCGTGGCGTATTCGCTGTAGTCCAACCCGGCCCGGCGCATCTGCTTATCTTCGAGAGAAAAGCCCAAAGGCTCGATCAGATGCAGCTGGCAGCCCGTGTTGGCGCAAAGCCGGATAATATTGCCAGTGTTCGGCGGTATTTCCGGCTCATACAAAACAACGTGTAACACCGGACCTAGCGCTCCACAGCCAAGGCAACACCCAAGCCGCCGCCTATGCACAGCGTGGCCAGGCCTTTCTTGGCATCACGACGCTGCATCTCGTGCAGCAAGGTAACCAGAATCCGGCAGCCGGACGCACCGATGGGGTGTCCCAGAGCAATGGCGCCACCGTTTACGTTCACCTTGCTGGTGTCCCAGCCCATATCCCGGTTTACGGAAATCGCTTGTGCCGCAAAGGCTTCGTTGGCTTCGACCAGATCCAGGTCAGCTGCGGTCCAGCCGGCACGTTCCAGGCAACGCTGACTAGCAGGGATTGGACCCGTACCCATGATCTTGGGATCAACACCGGCATTAGCGTGCGCTTTGATGGTGGCTAACGGGGTTAAGCCGAGCTCTTTAGCTTTCTCGGCACTGCAGACCATCACAGCGGCTGCACCGTCGTTTAAAGAGGATGCGTTTCCGGCCGTGACCGAACCGTCTTTTTTGAACGCGGGGCGGAGCTTAGCAAGGCCATCTGCGGATACTCCGTCTCGTGGACCTTCATCTTTATCAAATACGATCGGGTCGCCTTTGCGCTGCGGAATGCTGACGGGAACGATCTGACCGTCAAAGCGGCCGTCGTTCTGGGCAGCGACGGCTTTTTGCTGAGATGCGGCAGCGAATTCATCCTGCTCTTCGCGGCTGATGTCGTACTTCTCGACGATGTTCTCAGCGGTAATGCCCATGTGGTAATCGTTAAAGGCATCCCACAGACCGTCGGTGATCATGGTATCGACCATGTTCCAGTTGCCCATGCGCTGGCCGTCACGGCTGTTGGGCAGCACGTGGGGCGACTGGCTCATGTTTTCCTGGCCACCGGCAATGATCATGTCGGCATCGCCACAGCGGATGGACTGAACTGCCATGTGAACGGCCTTGAGGCCAGAGCCGCAAACCTTGTTAATGGTTATGGCGGGAACGGAGACAGGAAGTCCGGCGTGGATACTGGCTTGACGAGCCGGGTTCTGGCCGCTGGCGGCTGTCAGTACCTGGCCGAGGATGACTTCGTTAATTTGCTCGCCGGCAACGCCGGTGTCTTCCATCAAAGCCTTGATAACCGCAGCGCCGAGTTGGTCAGCACGAACGCTCGACAGGCCACCGCCAAAACTGCCAATGGCGGTACGTTTTGCGGCAACAATCACAACATCACGCATGGAAATTCTCCGTTGTATAAATGCAGGTTCAGCCGGTCGGCTGCCCGGGAATGTAATTTGTTGGCAGCTATTGTAGCGGGAAAGCACGAGTGCGCCAAAACCACCAAAGTCGAGTTATGGTGCCAAAGCCAGCGTGATACGGCCTAGCCGTTCGTTACGAATGGCGTTGCCCAGCTCTTTGCCTTTGAATCCTTGCTTCAGTAACTCTTGCGGACTGACGTCCCTCGCGGATTCAGCCGCGCTGTTTAGAGGCCCCACATGCTGTTTATAGGGAGTGCAGGCGAGGGCGGTTACCAGCTGCTCAAAACGCTCAGGCCGACGCCACAGATCAGCATGGTCGAACATCTCGAGCATGGCTTCAGGGGGGAGCGTGCTGTCGGTGTATTGTGAAAGCCAATCGGTGAACAGGCAAACCAAACGGGTGAGATCTCGGCAGTCGTTCGGGCTCTTCATGGCTATGGCTCGGGCCCTGGCCTCAGGCTCAGGCAGCGCGCTTAGTAATGCCGAAAATCGCTGGGCGGTTGTGCTGTTTTGGGTGCTTATGCATTCCAAAGCTTGAAGGCCAGCCTCAAAACGTTCGGTATCGGCAAGCTCGGGCATCAGAATGTCCAACGCGCCCAATTCGTGCAGTACTTTAAAAAACACGGTGGGAGACTGTTCGTGCAGCGCGCGCTGAACTTCCTGCCATACGCGTTCCGGCACCAGATGCTGTAACTCACCGCTACCGATCATTTCCCGCATAAGCGCCATCGTATCTGCACAAATGGTGAAACCGAGTGGATGGAAACGAGCCGCAAACCGGGCGGTTCTGAGAATGCGCAGCGGGTCTTCGGCGAACGCTTCGGAAACGTGCCGTAGGGTTTTCTGTGCTAGATCGGTCAAGCCGTTGAACGGGTCCACCAAGGTGCCGTCTTCGTGCTCGGCCATGGCATTGATGGTGAGGTCGCGGCGCTTCAGGTCTTCTTCAAGGGTGACGTCCGGAGCGCTGTACACCGTAAAACCGTGATAGCCTCGGCCTTGTTTTCTCTCGGTGCGGGCGAGGGCGTATTCTTCGCCGGTTTTCGGGTGCAGAAACACCGGGAAGTCGGCGCCTACCTGTCGGAAACCTCTTTGTTTCATGGCTTCTGGTGTGGCGCCGACAACAACCCAGTCGCGATCTTTGACCGGTATGCCCAGTCGCCCGTCGCGCACTGCGCCGCCCACAAGGTAGATATCCATGATGTTCGCCCTGATTAGTATTGAATGCCGTATTTGGCTGAAATCGTAGGCAGAATTATCGGTGGGTTACGGAGGTGACGCAAATCGGAGGGGTAAGATAAACAGCAGTCGAGGCGTAATGGTTTGTTCTGGGTTCGTAAACAGGGGCAAGAAACTGCCGGTTTGTTGGTCGACCCTTTTTTGTTTATTTTAAAATCCATTCTAATCATTTGGTTATCTATGCTGGCGTGATTTTTTCATGGTCATGGGAAACCTGTTTTCCGGAGACGAGATAATGACACTGAGATGCCGCTTTCTGCCCGTGTTGCTAGCCATGCTGTTGGCTGGCTGTGCAACCGGAGGTAAGCAAGATACCTCGGATGAGTTTGAGCCGATTGTGGTTCAGGTCAGTGGTTTTGGTGTCTATGGGCACTCTCAGCAGGGCCGTTCAAACCCCAAGCAGCGATTGATGGCGCTAAGGGCATCGAAGCTGGATGCCTATCGCAATCTGGCTGAGCGGGTGTACGGAACCGTGATTTACGGCCGTTCTACGGTGGATGAGTTCGTGCTGAAGGACGACAGCTTTCGCGCATACGTGGACAGCTATATACGTGGGGCCCGCACCTTGTCTGTGAAGGAACATCCTGGAGGCGTGGTCGAGACGGTCATGGAGTTGAAGCTTGAACCCCGTTTCCGCAAGTGCGCATCTGAGGTGGCAGATGATCAAGTAAGAGATGTCTGCCCAATCCCGATGCCCAGCCATTATGAGCCTAAAAACGACGTGGCAATCAAGAAGGCGGAAGGCCAAAAAGTTGATTCACTTTATTATCTGGATTAAGCCGGCCGTGCGTCGGCAGGTTTTGGGAGCGTTATGACTCGCATCGTTTTTTTATGTGTGATGGTGATGTGCTCTGGTTGGGCGGGTGCAACGGTTCTTGAGGGTGTGGGCCATGCCAACATTGCCGAGGATAACCTGGACCAAGCCCGTGCCGAAGCCCGGCAAGCGGCCATGCGCGACCTGGCTTTGCAGTATCAAACGCAAGTCAGCACTCAGGATACTGTTGAAAACGGGCAGCTTACTGAGTCCAAAACGGAGCTGTCGTCGAACGTGGAGCTTCGTAACGCAGCGATAGTTGATGAGTATCGGCGCGGAAATTTGTTGCGTGTCGTTGTTCGGGCTGAGCTTTCTGACAAATCGACAGGGGATGCGGCGGCCTGCAGGGCGGGCGAGGCATCGGCGCTCCGGAAACGGGTGGCGGTAACGGGATTCCCAATTGTGCATCCGTCTCAAGGCGGCGATCCGGGGTTGGATGATGCGGGTGAACAGTTGCCGCAAGCCTTGATCGCGCGGATGCAGAATCAGAATAAGCTTCAGGTGCTCGGAGCTACATCGCTTCGTCTATTCAGCAATTTACCGGATGCCCCGACAACCCAGTCGAATATGGCCAGTAACCGGCTAACCAACGTGGTGCAACTGGCACGTGAACTGGGTGCGCAGTTTGTTGTCACCGGTGTGATTCGCGATATGGGGTTGGTAGATCCGGATGCTTGGGGTACGTCGGTCTTCGAAAAAATGCAGAGAGGGCTAGGCTTTGGCGATAAAACCCGGCGTTTCGAAGCTGAAGTTATGGTGTTTGACGGCTTCAGTGGCTCTCCGATATTCCGTAAGCGGTTTGAAACCGCTGCCAACTGGACGCCAACCGGCAGTGGAACTGCTGGCTTTGCTTCCGCGGGGTTTGAGAGCAGTGAATGGGGGGAGGCTGTTTCAGGAGTGATTGACGAGATGACGGCTGCTGTTGCTAGTGCTCTGAATTGCCAACCTTTTATGGCTCGTATCACTCGTGTGACTGACGATAAAGTTACCTTGGCATCTGGCGCTACCGCTGGCTTACGCCCCGGTGACCAGCTGAATGTCTATCGTAGTCAACGCTACTTTGATTCACTGGGTGGCACGCCAGAGCTGGACGATGCCGGGGTGTTGATTACGCTGGACAGCGTTCACCCCGATTTCAGTATCGGTCGCATTGGTACAACCGGGCCGCAGATCAACGTCCAGCGAGACGACTTAGCGATTATCTGGTGATCTCAGGCAGCGGCTTCGGTCGCTGCAATATCCCGGATTTTGCCGACCATGGCCCGTAAGCCGTTGCCGCGAGTGGGGGAAATGTGACGCATCAGGTCGAGCTGCTCGAACAGTTCGTCTATGTCGGTCGCCAGCAGTTCCCGAGGCGATTTCGCGTTCAGAGCTACCAGAATGATCGCAGCCAGACCGCGAACGATCATGGCGTCAGAATCTATCAGCAGGAACAGTTTGCCGCTGTCTTCGTCGTACTGATGAATAACCCATACCTGGCTTTGGCAGCCATGCACGTAGTTCTCTTCGGTACGCGCCTCATCCGGGAACTCGGGTAATTGCTTGCCCAGATCGATGATGAAAGCGTAACGATCTTCCCAGTCATCCAGGAACTCAAAGGCGTCCAGAACGTCTTCCAGTGAGGTTTTTTGGCCGAGCGGGTTGTCCAGAAATTGCTGTTTGCTAGCGGTCATAGCATACCCAGTTCAAGTTTGGCTTCATCAGTCAGCATGTCGTTGTTCCAAGGCGGATCGAACGTGAGCTCCATCGTTACCTTATCGACGTTGGGCACGTGCTCTACTTTGCGCTTGACGTCTTCGGTAATCACCGGGCCCATGCCGCAGCCAGCTGCGGTCAGGGTCATTTTGATGTAGATGTGGTTTCCGTCTTCAGTGCCGTTTTCAATTTTGCACTCGTAAATCAGCCCCAGATCGACCACATTGACCGGGATTTCCGGGTCATAGGCGCTGCGCATGGCTTCCCAGACCTGGTTCTCGTTCACCGTGCCATCTGCCGGGGTTTCGAAGCTGCTTTCCAGCGGTTTTTTGCCCAGAGCGTCGGCGTCGTGGCCTTCGATACGAGCCAGGTTGCCGTTGACCGCAACGGTGAATGTGCCGCCCAGTGATTGGGTGATGGTCACAAAGGTATCCGACGGAATCATGATTTCAGTTCCGGCGGGCACCAAACGTGCCTCCACTTCGCGCTTCGTCAGGACAACTTCCCGTTCTTGCATGCTCAATAAAGCCTCTGTTTAAGACACCGTAAAGCTCTCGCCACACCCACATTCTGCGGTAGCGTTGGGGTTGCGGAAACGAAACAGGGAGTTGACTCCCTCGGTGACAAAATCGATTTCAATACCGTTAACCAAAGACAGGTGTTCCTGTTTAACGAATACGTCCACGCCGTCGATGGAGAAAATGCGGTCGTCGTTGCTGGGTTGTTCAACCCATTCGGTTTCATACTTAAAGCCGGAGCAGCCACTCTTTTTGATGGCGAGGCGAATGCCTTTCGCATCCGGTTTTTTGTCCAGTTGTTTGCGAACGTGTTTGACCGCGGTGGGTGTCATGGTCACGTTGACATCGTTCGGGGTGAAGACTTCGGCCGACATGTTTCCACCTCCTCAGGTAAACAGGCGCTGAATTTTTTGCAGGCCGGCGAACAATTGCTCGACCTCTTCCAGTGTATTGTAGAACGCAAATGAAGCCCGGGCTGTACCGGGTACTCCGTAGAAATCCATTAGCGGCATGGCGCAGTGGTGGCCCGTGCGAATCGCAATGCCTTGCTGATCCAGCAGGGTGCCGATGTCGCTTGGGTGTAGCCCGGCGATCTTGAACGACATCACCGGCAC is part of the Marinobacter sp. JH2 genome and encodes:
- a CDS encoding acetyl-CoA C-acetyltransferase, whose protein sequence is MRDVVIVAAKRTAIGSFGGGLSSVRADQLGAAVIKALMEDTGVAGEQINEVILGQVLTAASGQNPARQASIHAGLPVSVPAITINKVCGSGLKAVHMAVQSIRCGDADMIIAGGQENMSQSPHVLPNSRDGQRMGNWNMVDTMITDGLWDAFNDYHMGITAENIVEKYDISREEQDEFAAASQQKAVAAQNDGRFDGQIVPVSIPQRKGDPIVFDKDEGPRDGVSADGLAKLRPAFKKDGSVTAGNASSLNDGAAAVMVCSAEKAKELGLTPLATIKAHANAGVDPKIMGTGPIPASQRCLERAGWTAADLDLVEANEAFAAQAISVNRDMGWDTSKVNVNGGAIALGHPIGASGCRILVTLLHEMQRRDAKKGLATLCIGGGLGVALAVER
- a CDS encoding iron-sulfur cluster assembly accessory protein, with the protein product MSAEVFTPNDVNVTMTPTAVKHVRKQLDKKPDAKGIRLAIKKSGCSGFKYETEWVEQPSNDDRIFSIDGVDVFVKQEHLSLVNGIEIDFVTEGVNSLFRFRNPNATAECGCGESFTVS
- the sufT gene encoding putative Fe-S cluster assembly protein SufT gives rise to the protein MQEREVVLTKREVEARLVPAGTEIMIPSDTFVTITQSLGGTFTVAVNGNLARIEGHDADALGKKPLESSFETPADGTVNENQVWEAMRSAYDPEIPVNVVDLGLIYECKIENGTEDGNHIYIKMTLTAAGCGMGPVITEDVKRKVEHVPNVDKVTMELTFDPPWNNDMLTDEAKLELGML
- a CDS encoding SufE family protein, giving the protein MTASKQQFLDNPLGQKTSLEDVLDAFEFLDDWEDRYAFIIDLGKQLPEFPDEARTEENYVHGCQSQVWVIHQYDEDSGKLFLLIDSDAMIVRGLAAIILVALNAKSPRELLATDIDELFEQLDLMRHISPTRGNGLRAMVGKIRDIAATEAAA
- a CDS encoding multifunctional CCA tRNA nucleotidyl transferase/2'3'-cyclic phosphodiesterase/2'nucleotidase/phosphatase, producing the protein MDIYLVGGAVRDGRLGIPVKDRDWVVVGATPEAMKQRGFRQVGADFPVFLHPKTGEEYALARTERKQGRGYHGFTVYSAPDVTLEEDLKRRDLTINAMAEHEDGTLVDPFNGLTDLAQKTLRHVSEAFAEDPLRILRTARFAARFHPLGFTICADTMALMREMIGSGELQHLVPERVWQEVQRALHEQSPTVFFKVLHELGALDILMPELADTERFEAGLQALECISTQNSTTAQRFSALLSALPEPEARARAIAMKSPNDCRDLTRLVCLFTDWLSQYTDSTLPPEAMLEMFDHADLWRRPERFEQLVTALACTPYKQHVGPLNSAAESARDVSPQELLKQGFKGKELGNAIRNERLGRITLALAP
- a CDS encoding flagellar assembly protein T N-terminal domain-containing protein is translated as MTRIVFLCVMVMCSGWAGATVLEGVGHANIAEDNLDQARAEARQAAMRDLALQYQTQVSTQDTVENGQLTESKTELSSNVELRNAAIVDEYRRGNLLRVVVRAELSDKSTGDAAACRAGEASALRKRVAVTGFPIVHPSQGGDPGLDDAGEQLPQALIARMQNQNKLQVLGATSLRLFSNLPDAPTTQSNMASNRLTNVVQLARELGAQFVVTGVIRDMGLVDPDAWGTSVFEKMQRGLGFGDKTRRFEAEVMVFDGFSGSPIFRKRFETAANWTPTGSGTAGFASAGFESSEWGEAVSGVIDEMTAAVASALNCQPFMARITRVTDDKVTLASGATAGLRPGDQLNVYRSQRYFDSLGGTPELDDAGVLITLDSVHPDFSIGRIGTTGPQINVQRDDLAIIW
- a CDS encoding LPP20 family lipoprotein — encoded protein: MTLRCRFLPVLLAMLLAGCATGGKQDTSDEFEPIVVQVSGFGVYGHSQQGRSNPKQRLMALRASKLDAYRNLAERVYGTVIYGRSTVDEFVLKDDSFRAYVDSYIRGARTLSVKEHPGGVVETVMELKLEPRFRKCASEVADDQVRDVCPIPMPSHYEPKNDVAIKKAEGQKVDSLYYLD
- a CDS encoding heme ABC transporter ATP-binding protein: MTLRVNNLSVSLGGVTIVREINLVLETGEMVMLLGPNGAGKSTLLKALSGELPFQGQVAMAGRKLADWAPSQLARHRAVMPQKVDVNFPLTVKEVVSMGRPRTAKGKPDLIMNRLMAELDIAHLRYRMVPGLSGGEQQRVQLARVLGQILDASGPRLLLLDECTSALDPSHQQLVMEVVQRLAQEQGISVLAIVHDLNLAAQFADRLVVMQGGRCFCEGGAHDVLTHSVLKAVYGYRARIISLPEGYPLVVPLGSGSAQMASGNPSCRQAS
- the trmL gene encoding tRNA (uridine(34)/cytosine(34)/5-carboxymethylaminomethyluridine(34)-2'-O)-methyltransferase TrmL translates to MLHVVLYEPEIPPNTGNIIRLCANTGCQLHLIEPLGFSLEDKQMRRAGLDYSEYATVKIHKDYPSFLETERPERLFGLTTKGTRHYHEVAYQDGDYLMFGPETRGLPGDVREGLPEEHRLRVPMRPESRSLNLSNTAALLVYEAWRQLGFPDAI